Within the Streptomyces sp. NBC_00554 genome, the region CTCACGCGCCGCCAGGATGGAGCGCGCTTCCCTCTCGAAACGGTCGAACTCAGCCCGCAATCCGTCGACCCGGTCCGTACCTGCGGCCGTCGTCTTCAGGCTCCGCGTAGAAGGATCGCCCTGCTTTGCCGCCTCGACGAGTGGGACCGAATAGTCCCGGATGAAGGACTCTCCGTCACGGGTGATCTGCAGTGCCAGTTCCCGCAGCTCGGGTGGGTCGGTGACACGCACGAGCTTCTCTGCCTGCCCGGGAAAGTCGCGCCTGGCGGTTTCCCACGGCTCAAGGAAGCGGTCCTGCCGGGTGATGACGAATCCGCGCTGGCCCGTCTCGACGTCGAGGACGAGCTTCTCAAGGCCTGCAGCCTCGACGAGCGCCGTCCGGATGCTCTTCCTCGCGTCCGTCGACTCACGCATGTCTTCGATCGCCCACAGCAGGACGCCGAAGGCGAGGCCGATCAGCAGCGCGAGCAGGGCGCTCGCGACCACCGTAAGGCGCGTCAGGCCCCATCCGACGCGCGGCTTCGATCGGGTTGCGGTCATGATCCGCCTGTCGACTAGCAGCGCTACGGTTTCCTCAGTCTAGGCCGGGTTTGTCCGCCTGCCCGAGTCGTAGAGGTTCGCGAAGCCCTCCCAGGTCCGTCGAGGCGGCCCGCACACTGAACGCCGCGGGTGTGATGGGCCGGGCCGGACACATTCGGTGACGACAGCGCCGCCACGTCGCTTCAGGCCCGGCGAAACGCCTCCTCGAAGCACCGCACGACCAGGCCTCGCTCCCATCCAGCGCTCCCCGGGCCGTCCGGGGACTGGGGCCAGGGCGCGCGCCCACCCCGGCTCACCTGGCACCCGCCGGCGGATCGGCACGGGCACCGGACGACACCCATTGAAGATCACAGCCATGGCACCTGAGTCACGTGATGACCGCGCTGCGTATGGCGGCCAGCGCGGTACGGGATTGAGCGGCCCAGCGGGTGGCGTGCCAATGCTCGGCGATGGCGACCGCCCGGGTGAAGTGCTCGGCGGCCCGCTCGTGGCGGCCCAGCAGGACAGCGAGTTCGCCGAGAGTGTGGGCGGCCGGCGGCACGACAACGGCGAGGTTGGCGATGCCGGCGGGCGGGGAGTCTCGGTAGGCCAGGAGGGACGCGTACAGAGCGTCCGCGGTCTCGCGGTCGTCCAGGGCGATGACGGCCTGGGCGCGGAAGGTGGAAAAGAGCGGGAACAGGAGCGGGTGGGAGAGCGGGACAGAATCCGCGAGGAGGGCTCGGGCCCCGTCGTGGCGACCCGCCGCCGCCAGCGCGGCGCCGAGAATGTCCACCGACATGGGGTGGCGGGCCTGCGACAACTGATCCGTATCCGGGGCGAGTTCGGCGAGACGGCCGCGGGTGGCCAGCACGCTGGCCCTGGACTGGAGTGTCATGCTGCCGACGTGCAGCGAAGCCTGGCGCCGCATGGTGTCGACGGCCTCGGCGTAGCGGCGCTCGGCGTCGTCGAGGCGGCCCTCCAGATGCGCGAACGACTCGGAACGATCCCTTGCCAACCTGCGCGAGCCCATCCCCATGGCACGTGGGGTCCCCGCTGATCACCTCGACGAGCGACGGATCCAGCAGCGCGAAGACGTACTCGTAGACGGCAGCGAGCCCATCCACACCGCTGGAGGTCGTCGGTCAGGCCCTCTTCCCGCAGAACCTCCGTCGATGCGGAAGCTCGATCCCGCCGACCATGTTCCGCACCGCCGCGGTGGCGATCAGGGTCCGGGCCACAAGGAGTTCGCCGCAGTGGTCCGAGCTGATCCTCCTCAAACCGAACCCGCTCCACCAGCCACGTCAGCTTCCTCGCGCCCTCAACATTCGCCGTCACCACCAGCAGCTTGCTTCCGGAGATGTCCGGGGCGGACGGGGCAGCGGTGCTGGGCGAGGTGGTGGAGCTCGACGCGACCGCCTCGGCCAGCGCCTCCGGCGTCACCGGCAACCGCGATCACGCCTCCCGCTCAGCGTCGAGCCGCACCGCCAACCCCGCGATCCGGGACTCGAGTTCCTCCACCCGCCCATGAGCCGCAGCTTGCCGTGCCTCCAAGCGATCCGAACACAGCCCCGATCAACAACCAGCCAACTCAGCATCTCTCTGCCGGTGAGTCTCACCCAGATTCCTACGCAGGGGTCTTGAATCCCACGCCTTGTTAACGTTAACGTCCAGCGCAACATCCAAGAAACACAAGGGAGCGATCTTCAAGTGATGCCCAGTGATGCCCTGTGACGCCGTCCACTGACCGGGCCGGGCGCCCAGCGGTTCTCGGCGACGTGGCGCGGCTGGCGAAGGTGTCGGTGATGACCGTGTCGCGGGTGCTCAACGAGAACCCCGGGGTCAAGGCCAGCACGCGGGCGCGAGTACTGGCGGCGGTGACGGAGCTGGGGTACCGGCCCAACAGCGCGGCGCGGACACTGGTGACCGGCAGGTCGCGGGTGCTTGGAGTGGTCGCGTTCGACACGAGGCTGTACGGTCCCGCGAGCACGCTGTTCGGTATCGAGCAGGCAGCCCGCGACGCCGGGTACACCGTGCGGGTTACCACGCTGGAGTCCGCAGGTCAGCACTCGGGCGAAGAGGTGATGCGCAGCCTGATGTCGGAGTCGCTGGCCGGGGTCATCCTGGCCGCGCCGCACGACTGGGCGGCGGACGCGCTGCGGCATCTGACCAAAGAGACGCCCGTGGTCGTGGTGGATGTGGACATCGAGCAGGAGTCCGCCCCCGTGGTGGGCATCGCGCAGTACGCGGGGGCCCGGAAGGCCACGGAGCATCTGCTGTCCCTCGGCCACCAGACCGTCTGGCATGTCGCGGGACCGGTGGACTGGCCGTCGGCGCAGGTCCGCGAGACCGCCTGGCGGACGGCGCTCACCGAGGCGGGACGCAAGGCGCCGCCTCCGCTGCGCGGCGACTGGACGGCTCAGTCGGGTTATGAACAGGGCCGGCGGCTGGTCCGGCGCAAGAACGTCACCGCGATCTTCGCGGCAAATGACCAGATGGCGCTCGGCGTGCTCCTCGCGCTGCGCGAGGCGGGCCTGGACGTACCGGGTGATGTGAGCCTGGTGGGCTTCGACGACATCCCGGAGGCCGCGTTTTTCTGGCCGCCGTTGACGACGGTGCGGCAGGACTTCGACGAGGCGGGTCGGCTCGCCCTCGACCTGCTGGTGGAGCAGATAGAGGGCACGGCGGAGCGGGACGGACTGACCGTGGTCGAGCCCGAGTTGATCGTACGCAGCAGCACGGGCCCGGCGGCCCGGGACTGACACGGGGGAACCGATCTCATGAACACGTCGCAGCAGCCGCACCAGGCCAAGATTGTTAACGCTACCAATCCTCCCGGCAGGATCCTCTTCGGAGCCGCCTATTACGCGGAGTACCAGCCCTACGAACGGCTCACCACCGACCTCGACCTGATGGCACAGGCCGGATTCTCACTCATCCGCGTCGGCGAGTCCGTGTGGTCGACCTGGGAGCCCGAGGAAGGCCGCTTCGACCTCGACTGGCTCCAGCCGGTCCTCGACGAGGCCCACGCCCGGGACATCTCGGTCATCATCGGCACACCGACCTACGCCGTCCCGCCGTGGCTGCGCCACAAGTACCCGGAGACGGCGGCGCATTGGAAGTCCGGCGAGCCCGTCCCGTACGGCGGCCGACAGGACGCGGACTTCACGCACCCCGCCTTCCGGCACCTGGCCGAGCGGCTCGTCCGGAAGATCGTCGCGCGCTACGCCGACCACCCTGCGGTCATCGGCTGGCAGGTCGACAACGAACCCGGTATCCACCTGCTGCACAATCCCGCCGTGTTCCAGGGCTTCGTCGATCATCTCCGTACGACCTACGGAGACGTCGAGACCCTCAACGACCGCTGGGGGCTCACCTACTGGTCCCACCGCATAGCCGACTGGTCCCAGCTGTGGACACCGGACGGCAACAGCACCCCGTCCTACGACCTGGCATGGCGCCGCTACCAGGCCCGGCTGACCACCGACTTCATCGGCTGGCAGGCCGATATCGTGCGTGAGCTCGCGGCCCCCGGCCAGTTCGTCACGACGTGCATTGACATGGGTCGCAGCGCCCTCGACGAAGTCGCGCTCGGGCAGCGGCTGGACGTCACCGCCACCAACATCTACTTCCCGATGCAGGACGGCATGCGGCACCCTGCCCCCACCGACCCGCCCGCGGCGGGCCGCCCGTGGTGGCTGCCCTGGTCCGGCGCCTGGGCGCTGTACCTCAAGTCCGACCTGTCGTACGGGATACGCCGCGAGCCCTTCCTCGTCACCGAGACGCACGCCCAGTCGATCGGCGAGTCGCACGTCAACTACCCGGCCTACGACGGCCAGTGGCGCCAGGCCGTGTGGGCGATGGTGGCCCGGGGCGCCGCGGCAGTGGAGTACTGGCACTGGCACTCCCTGCACTTCGGCCATGAGACGTACTGGGGCGGAGTCCTCGGGCACAGCCTGGAACCGGGCCGCTGCTACGAGGAGCTGAGCCGCACCGGCGCCGAACTACACCAGGCCGGGGACGTGCTCGCGGGCCTGGAGCCCGACGCCGATGTCGCGATCCTGTACTCGCTGGAGAGCAAGTGGGCGCTGGAGTTCCAGCCGCCCATCGCGACAAGGAACGGCGGGGACCCGGACCCCGGGACCTACGACCGTGTCGTCTCCGCCCTCCACCAGGGCCTGTTCCACGCCGGCCTCCAGGCCGCCGTACTGAGCCCGGAACAGCTCGGGACGGACCCGGCGGCGCTCGCCGCCCGCTGGCCGGTGCTGGTGGTGCCCGCGCTGTATGTGGCAAGCGACGAACTTCTGGAGCTGCTGGAGCAGTACGCGCACCACGGCGGCCACCTCCTCCTGACCTTCCGTTCCGGGTATGCGGACCATGACGCCAGGCCGCGCCCCCGGGTCATGCCCGGAGTCCTGCGCGAGGCCGTCGGGGCGCACTACCTGGAGTACACCAACCTCGCCGAACCGGTGCCCGTAAGGGGGTTCGACGGCCACGCGACGGCCTGGGCGGACGCCCTCGTACCGGACACCGCCACGCCCCTGGCCTGGTACGAACACCCGCATGCGGGCCGCTGGCCCGCCGTCGTGACGAACGAGCACGGAGCCGGCCGGGTCACCTATCTCGGCACGCTGCCCGACGCCGCCATGGCGCGGGGGCTGGCCCGCTGGGTGGCGGAGACGACGCTGCCCGAGGACCCGTGGGACGCCACGCCCGGCTCGGTCACCGTCACCGGAGCGCGCGCGGCCGACGGACGGCGGCTGCGGTTCGTCAGCAACTGGTCATGGGAGAAGGCGCCCGTGCGCGTGCCCGTGGCCGCCATGGATCTGCTGTCCGGCGAGACGCTCGACGCCGGATCGGAGTTTTCACTCGGCCCCTGGGATGTCCGGGTGCTCATCGAGCGGGACACCGAACGACAGGAGGAGAGACGATGAGGTCTCCGACAACGGGCCGGCGTTCGCGCCTGCTCACCGTGGCCGCGGGCGGGCTCGCCCTGCTGGTGCTGACGGCTTGCTCCGGGGGTACGTCCGGAGCGGACGCGGGCGGCGGCACCAAGCCCGTCGACATGGCCGCCGAGCTGAAGAAGCCGGCCACCATCGAGTTCTGGAGCTGGGTGGACGGCATCGAGGACGAGGCCAAGCTCTTCGAGAAGAAGTACCCGAACATAAAGGTCAAGGTCGTCAACGCCGGGCAGCCCGCCGCCGAGTACCCCAAGCTCCGTACCGCCCTGAAGGCGGGCAGCGGCGCCCCCGACGTCGTACAGCTCGAAGCACACGAGGTCTCCTCCTTCACCATCACCAAGAGCCTGCTCGACCTGGCGCCGTACGGGGCCGACAAGATCAAGAGCAAGTTCCAGCCGTGGGCCTGGGGTCAGGTCTCGCAGGGCTCCTCCGTCTACGCCATCCCGCAGGACACCGGTCCGATGGGCATGCTGTATCGCAAGGACATATTCGACAAGTACGACATCAAGGTCCCCACGTCCTGGGCGGAGTTCGCGGCCGCAGCCGAGAAGCTCCACAAGGCCGACCCGAAGGCGTATCTGACCAACGCGTCCCCGAGCAACGGCGCGGTCTTCACCGGTCTGCTCTGGCAGGCGGGATCACGGCCGTTCACGAGCAGCTCGGCCACGAGCCTCAACGTGAACATCGCCGACGCGCCCGCCAAGAAGGTGACCGACTACTGGAGCGGCCTGGTGAAGTCGGGCGCCGTCTCGACCGACCCGGACTTCACCGACCAGTGGTACCGCGGCCTGGCGAGCGGCAAGTACGCCACCTGGCTCACCGCCGCCTGGGGCCCGATGTTCCTCCAGGGAACCGCGAAGGGGACGTCGGGCAAGTGGCGCGTCGCCCCGCTCCCCCAGTGGAGCGCGGGAGAGTCGGCTTCCGGGAACACCGGCGGCTCCACGAGCGCCGTCGTCCGCAGCAGCAAGCACCCAGCCGCCGCGGCCGCATTCGCCCAGTTCCTGAACACCGACCCCGCGTCGACGAAGATGCTGGCCTCCAAGCAGTCCCTCTTCCCCGCCACGACGGCGCTGCTCAACGACAAGACGTTCCTGGACACGTCGCTGCCGTTCTTCGGCGGCCAGAAGGTGAACCAGGTCTTCTCCGACATCTCCAAGACGGTCAAGACGGACTTCACCTGGAGTCCCGTCCAGGACTACGTCTTCAGCGACTTCAACGACACCGTCGGCAAGGCGATGACCCGCAAGCAGGACCTCACCGCCGCTCTCACCCAGTGGCAGGACTCGGTCACCGCATACGCCAAGAAGCAGGGCTTCACCGTCGGCGGCAGCTGACCGGAGGACACCCAGCCCCCGCGGACACCGGCACGGTCACCACCGGCGTCCGCGGGGGCGGAGGGAAGGTACGACATGAGCCAGACCACCCCGTCGGCAGCCGCGCACCCCGTCCCGCCGCCCGCCGGCCGAGCACCCCGCCGCGCATGGCGACGATCCACCCGCGAGGCGCTGGGCGCGTATGCGTTCGTCGCCCCCTTCATGATCCTGTTCGTCGCCCTGCTCGTGATCCCCCTCGGCTACGCCGGCTACCTCAGCCTCTTCCGCGAGCAGTTGGTCGGCGGCAACGTCTTCGCCGGGCTCGCCAACTACCGTCAGGCTCTGGACGATCCGCTGTTCCGCGACGGCGTGCTGCGGATGGCGCGGTTCCTGGTCGTCCAGGTGCCCGTCATGCTGGGCGCCGCGCTCTTCTTCGCCCTCGTTCTGGACAGCGGCCGACTGCGCTTCGCGCGCCTCATCCGGCTCGGCATCTTCATTCCGTACGCGATCCCCAGCGTCATCGCCGCCCTCATGTGGGGCTACCTGTACGGCCCGGACTTCGGCCCCTTCGCCCAACTGGCCCGGGGTGTCGGCCTGGACGCCCCCGGATTCCTCACGCCGGACTGGATTCTGGCCTCCCTCGGCAACATCGTGACCTGGGAGTTCATCGGCTACAACATGATCATTCTGTTCGCCGCGCTCCAGTCGGTCCCGGCCACTCTGTACGAGGCGGCCGCCGTGGACGGCGCCGGCGCCTGGCGCGTCGCGTGGCACATCAAGATCCCCGCGATCCGGCAGGCGCTGCTGCTCTGCGTGATCTTCTCGGTGATCGGCACCTTCCAGCTGTTCAACGAGCCCAAGCTGCTGTCCACGATCGCGCCGGACGCCATCAGCACCTCGTACACCCCGAACATGTACGCCTACACGCTCGTGTTCACCAACCAGGAAGTGAACTACTCCTCGGCCGTGTCCTTCCTGCTCGGCGCGGTGATCGTGGTCGTCTCCTACGCCGTCCAGCTCGCGTCCCATCGGAGGATCCGCCGGTCATGAACAGCCAAACCGCTTCCGCCCGCCGCCCCAGCAATCTGCTCACCCTGCTGATGCTGGCCTGCCTGGTGTACTTCCTGCTGCCGCTGTTCTGGCTCGTCGTCTCGGCCACCAAGAACAACGGCTCCCTGTTCTCCACCTTCGGGCTGTGGTTCGGCGGCGGCTTCGACCTCTTCGGCAACCTCCACGACGTATTCACCTACAACGACGGCATATACGGCCGCTGGCTGCTCAACACCGCGCTCTACGCCGGGATCAGCGCTGTCGGATCGGCCTTCCTGGCGGCACTGGGCGGATACGCCCTCGCCAAGTTCCGCTTCCCAGGCCGCAATCTGCTCTTCTCCCTCGTTCTGGGCTCCATCATGGTCCCCAGCACCGTCCTGACCATCCCCACCTACTTGCTGTTCAGTAAGATCGGCCTGGTCAACACCCCGCTCGCGGTCATCGTGCCCATGCTCGTGAGCCCCTTCGGCCTCTACCTGATGCGGGTCTACGCCGACAGCGCCGTCCCCGACAGCCTCATCGACGCCGCGCGCATGGACGGCGCCGGTGCCTTCCGCATCTTCTGGCAGGTGGGCTTCCGCCTGCTCCTGCCGGGATTCGTCACCGTCCTGCTTTTCCAACTCGTGGCCAGCTGGAACAACTACTTCCTGCCGCTCATCATGCTCAACGACCCCAAGCTCTACCCCGTGACCATCGGCCTCGCCCAATGGCAGGCCCAAGCCGGCGGACTGGGCGGCGCCCACGCCCTCTTCTCCATCGTCATCACCGGATCTCTCGTCTCGATCCTCCCCCTGGTCGCGGCATTCCTCCTTCTCCAGCGCCACTGGCAAGGCGGACTCGCCACCGGCTCCGTCAAGGACTGACCGCCGTATACGCAGACCGGTGCGGGTGGTGGTGGAGGCGATGGCATTCACAACTACTTCGTGGCTGGTCAGGGGCCTGGCTCGCCAGTTCATCGTGATGTGGGAGATCATCCGGTGTTCGATCCTGTTCCACTTCGACGCGCCCGTGAGTAGTGGCAGACGGTGATCGACCAAGCCCAACTCGACCGTAAGCGCTGTCAGTTCCGACTTCCAGACCCGGTAGCGGTAGCTGTTCGAGCCGCCCGCGACGGCGGTGATCAGCAAGCGGGTGGCCTGCTGATAATCCAGGCGGCCTCGGACCTCCACCAGCGGCGGATGGAGGTATCGGCGAAGACTGAGGTGTCGTGGTAGGTGCTGACGTTGGCCCAGCCCGTGTCGGCGGTGAGGTCGTAGACCCCGGCGCCGGTGTCCCACTCGCGCGGGCGGTATCCGTTGCGATGGTTGACGCGTTCGTCGCTGTCCTGCCCGTATTCGGCGTTGCAGAGGGCATCCGTCTCCGCAGACGTGATCGCGTCGACGAGCGTCTTCAACATCGCATGCAGCAGATCCGGACTCGTCGCCGCCAGATTGTCTTCCGCGAGGGTGTGCAGGGGCACAGTGTCAGGTGCGGTCATCGTGCCGATCTCCTTCGATGCCTTGACGCGACGCGCGGCCAGATCCGCAGACGTGCCGAGGGGTTTCGAAGCGGGGATTTACACCCGCATTGGGATCACCGGGGTTGTCTGCCCTCCGCAGACCGTCCTGCGGGCCGTCGTCGGTTCCCAGTGAATCGCTCCGGAGGCTCTCCCTGCTCGCCGACCGCTCTTCGGCACAGATTCCCTACGCGCTGGGCCCGAGCGGACCGACGCCACCCCAAAAGGCCGAGGGCGAAGGCTGAGATGGACAGGCGTCAGCGCATGGGCAGCAGCCGCTCCTTGCGCTCCAGCAGGAATTCACGGAAGAGCGTCACCGGAGCGGGTTCCACCGTGCCCGACAGCCAGGCGAGGCAGATCTTCCGTGTGCCCGGTGGCTCGGTGAGCGGGACATCCACAACGGCCGGGTGGGATGTGTGTCCGTACGGGAGCAGCGCAAGGCCCAGGCCCGATCCGACGAGACCGCGCACCATCTCCGTGTCGTCGCCCTCGAAGGCGATTCGTGCTTCGAATCCTGCCGCTCGGCACAGTTCATCGGCGATCTGCCGCGTCCCGTAGGCAGACTGCATCGCCACGAAGGTCTCGTCCGCGGCTTCGGCCAGCCGGATCGACACACGCTCGGCCAGTGGATGCGAACGCGGGACGACGAGGCGCATCTCCTGCTCGACGAGCATCGCGGAGGCGATGTCGGGCGAGCCGGGGTCCGGGGCGATGAGGCAGAGGTGGATCTCTCCGGAACGCAGCACCACGAGTATGTCCGCGAGACCCCCGTCCGGACCGGGAGAGCGGGGGCGGGCTGGAGCCAGGGACGATCGGAGCGGGGACCAGGGTGCGGGCCGGGATGGATGCGGCCGACCACACCGTCCATTCGGATCTCCTCGGCCGCCCAGTGGCCGTCGGCTTTCGCCTGGCAGGCAACGACGACTTCTCATGGTTCCGCTTCCGCAGTCGTGCCAGGGTCATCGGCACCTCGCGACGACCGTGCTCGCCATGACAGCGACAGGTCTCGCGCCGGACAGTTGTCCGGCGCGAGATCAGTTCGTCAGCCGTGAGCCGATACATGAGGTACCCGGCGGAACTCCGATGACCGTCTCCCTGCTCGCTGCCGGACGCCGAGCAACGTCCGCTAATCACCTGCCGTATGGAGCCTCTCGATTTCGGCGGCGTACTTGGTGGTAATGGAGCGGCGCCTGAGCTTCAGGGTGGGGGTCAGT harbors:
- a CDS encoding carbohydrate ABC transporter permease; this translates as MNSQTASARRPSNLLTLLMLACLVYFLLPLFWLVVSATKNNGSLFSTFGLWFGGGFDLFGNLHDVFTYNDGIYGRWLLNTALYAGISAVGSAFLAALGGYALAKFRFPGRNLLFSLVLGSIMVPSTVLTIPTYLLFSKIGLVNTPLAVIVPMLVSPFGLYLMRVYADSAVPDSLIDAARMDGAGAFRIFWQVGFRLLLPGFVTVLLFQLVASWNNYFLPLIMLNDPKLYPVTIGLAQWQAQAGGLGGAHALFSIVITGSLVSILPLVAAFLLLQRHWQGGLATGSVKD
- a CDS encoding carbohydrate ABC transporter permease; amino-acid sequence: MSQTTPSAAAHPVPPPAGRAPRRAWRRSTREALGAYAFVAPFMILFVALLVIPLGYAGYLSLFREQLVGGNVFAGLANYRQALDDPLFRDGVLRMARFLVVQVPVMLGAALFFALVLDSGRLRFARLIRLGIFIPYAIPSVIAALMWGYLYGPDFGPFAQLARGVGLDAPGFLTPDWILASLGNIVTWEFIGYNMIILFAALQSVPATLYEAAAVDGAGAWRVAWHIKIPAIRQALLLCVIFSVIGTFQLFNEPKLLSTIAPDAISTSYTPNMYAYTLVFTNQEVNYSSAVSFLLGAVIVVVSYAVQLASHRRIRRS
- a CDS encoding LacI family DNA-binding transcriptional regulator, encoding MTPSTDRAGRPAVLGDVARLAKVSVMTVSRVLNENPGVKASTRARVLAAVTELGYRPNSAARTLVTGRSRVLGVVAFDTRLYGPASTLFGIEQAARDAGYTVRVTTLESAGQHSGEEVMRSLMSESLAGVILAAPHDWAADALRHLTKETPVVVVDVDIEQESAPVVGIAQYAGARKATEHLLSLGHQTVWHVAGPVDWPSAQVRETAWRTALTEAGRKAPPPLRGDWTAQSGYEQGRRLVRRKNVTAIFAANDQMALGVLLALREAGLDVPGDVSLVGFDDIPEAAFFWPPLTTVRQDFDEAGRLALDLLVEQIEGTAERDGLTVVEPELIVRSSTGPAARD
- a CDS encoding ABC transporter substrate-binding protein, translated to MRSPTTGRRSRLLTVAAGGLALLVLTACSGGTSGADAGGGTKPVDMAAELKKPATIEFWSWVDGIEDEAKLFEKKYPNIKVKVVNAGQPAAEYPKLRTALKAGSGAPDVVQLEAHEVSSFTITKSLLDLAPYGADKIKSKFQPWAWGQVSQGSSVYAIPQDTGPMGMLYRKDIFDKYDIKVPTSWAEFAAAAEKLHKADPKAYLTNASPSNGAVFTGLLWQAGSRPFTSSSATSLNVNIADAPAKKVTDYWSGLVKSGAVSTDPDFTDQWYRGLASGKYATWLTAAWGPMFLQGTAKGTSGKWRVAPLPQWSAGESASGNTGGSTSAVVRSSKHPAAAAAFAQFLNTDPASTKMLASKQSLFPATTALLNDKTFLDTSLPFFGGQKVNQVFSDISKTVKTDFTWSPVQDYVFSDFNDTVGKAMTRKQDLTAALTQWQDSVTAYAKKQGFTVGGS
- a CDS encoding LysR substrate-binding domain-containing protein, with translation MVLRSGEIHLCLIAPDPGSPDIASAMLVEQEMRLVVPRSHPLAERVSIRLAEAADETFVAMQSAYGTRQIADELCRAAGFEARIAFEGDDTEMVRGLVGSGLGLALLPYGHTSHPAVVDVPLTEPPGTRKICLAWLSGTVEPAPVTLFREFLLERKERLLPMR
- a CDS encoding beta-galactosidase, with product MNTSQQPHQAKIVNATNPPGRILFGAAYYAEYQPYERLTTDLDLMAQAGFSLIRVGESVWSTWEPEEGRFDLDWLQPVLDEAHARDISVIIGTPTYAVPPWLRHKYPETAAHWKSGEPVPYGGRQDADFTHPAFRHLAERLVRKIVARYADHPAVIGWQVDNEPGIHLLHNPAVFQGFVDHLRTTYGDVETLNDRWGLTYWSHRIADWSQLWTPDGNSTPSYDLAWRRYQARLTTDFIGWQADIVRELAAPGQFVTTCIDMGRSALDEVALGQRLDVTATNIYFPMQDGMRHPAPTDPPAAGRPWWLPWSGAWALYLKSDLSYGIRREPFLVTETHAQSIGESHVNYPAYDGQWRQAVWAMVARGAAAVEYWHWHSLHFGHETYWGGVLGHSLEPGRCYEELSRTGAELHQAGDVLAGLEPDADVAILYSLESKWALEFQPPIATRNGGDPDPGTYDRVVSALHQGLFHAGLQAAVLSPEQLGTDPAALAARWPVLVVPALYVASDELLELLEQYAHHGGHLLLTFRSGYADHDARPRPRVMPGVLREAVGAHYLEYTNLAEPVPVRGFDGHATAWADALVPDTATPLAWYEHPHAGRWPAVVTNEHGAGRVTYLGTLPDAAMARGLARWVAETTLPEDPWDATPGSVTVTGARAADGRRLRFVSNWSWEKAPVRVPVAAMDLLSGETLDAGSEFSLGPWDVRVLIERDTERQEERR